In the Theobroma cacao cultivar B97-61/B2 chromosome 1, Criollo_cocoa_genome_V2, whole genome shotgun sequence genome, one interval contains:
- the LOC18612482 gene encoding uncharacterized protein LOC18612482 codes for MAAKVALSSCLRTQIPVFPKSSSSPSAFPCALGLQKTRVHQFKVHANLGEGEGELKPKGKKKFITRDEEPEQYWQTAGEREGENPMMTPLPYIIIFGMSTPFVILAIAFANGWIKVPVR; via the exons ATGGCAGCCAAAGTGGCTCTCTCTTCTTGTCTCAGAACCCAGATTCCTGTCTTCCCCAAGTCTTCATCATCACCATCAGCTTTCCCGTGTGCTCTCGGTTTACAAAAGACAAGGGTCCATCAATTCAAAGTACATGCAAACTTAG GGGAAGGAGAAGGAGAACTCAAgccaaaaggaaagaagaaatttataaCAAGAGACGAAGAACCAGAACA GTATTGGCAAACTGCAGGAGAAAGGGAAGGAGAGAATCCCATGATGACCCCTCTTCCTTACATTATCATATTTGGCATGTCAACACCCTTTGTAATTTTAGCCATTGCTTTTGCTAATGGCTGGATCAAAGTGCCTGTTCGATGA
- the LOC18612483 gene encoding SNF1-related protein kinase regulatory subunit beta-2: MVMGNAGGREDGEGNSGAKKNGYEVDNEQSNSDPMLHSPPYSPNEAYQLPFQFPPQIPMFPWLRSAEMMQAQNDVLVQNTTRYEDLHCENNLPWEYIDSGKALDFQISDAPLPRPGQMMQLQNDQPVQNTTYYEDLQEEKRAVMITWCFGGKKVAITGSWDNWKTREPLLSLGKDFIIMKMLPSGVYHYHFIVDELIRYAPNLPWEFDESGSAYNVLDLQEFVPEAPESLSEFESPPSPISSYDNQPLNDGDFSKPPPDLPPQLRTTLIDERRFIIRSRKPSPRPSHTMLNHLYEQDGDDGQSVALCSTHRFLQKYVTVVLYKSLHR, translated from the exons ATGG TAATGGGAAATGCTGGTGGTAGAGAAGATGGAGAAGGAAACTCAGGAGCAAAGAAGAATGGATATGAAGTAGATAATGAGCAGTCTAATTCAGACCCCATGCTTCACTCCCCTCCCTATAGTCCTAACGAGGCTTATCAGCTTCCTTTCCAATTCCCTCCACAG ATCCCTATGTTCCCCTGGCTAAGATCTGCTGAAATGATGCAAGCCCAAAATGATGTGCTAGTGCAAAACACTACACGCTACGAGGATCTCCATTGTGAGAATAACTTGCCGTGGGAATACATTGATTCAGGcaaagctttggattttcaG ATCTCTGATGCTCCCTTGCCAAGACCTGGTCAAATGATGCAACTCCAAAATGATCAACCAGTACAAAATACAACATATTATGAGGATCTCCAAGAGGAGAAGAGAGCAGTGATGATAACATGGTGCTTTGGTGGCAAGAAAGTAGCTATTACTGGATCATGGGACAATTGGAAGACCAG AGAACCCTTGCTCTCGTTGGGTAAAGATTTCATTATCATGAAGATGCTCCCATCAGGTGTCTACCACTACCACTTCATTGTTGATGAGCTGATTAGATATGCTCCAAACTTACCATGGGAATTTGATGAGTCTGGAAGTGCTTATAACGTTTTGGATTTGCAG GAGTTTGTTCCAGAAGCTCCTGAAAGCCTCTCAGAGTTTGAATCTCCTCCTTCCCCGATATCAAGCTATGACAATCAACCACTAAATGATGGTGATTTCAGCAAGCCTCCGCCCGACCTGCCTCCACAGCTCCGGACAACTTTAATAGATGAGCGAAGATTCATCATTAGAAGTCGCAAGCCCTCGCCAAGGCCTTCTCATACGATGCTGAATCATCTTTATGAGCAAGATGGTGATGATGGTCAGTCTGTGGCTCTTTGCTCAACACATCgatttcttcaaaaatatgtGACTGTAGTACTATACAAGTCCTTGCATAGGTAA